Proteins encoded in a region of the Anopheles ziemanni chromosome 2, idAnoZiCoDA_A2_x.2, whole genome shotgun sequence genome:
- the LOC131284945 gene encoding cytochrome P450 4c3-like encodes MFWLVTLLLGYIAYQLYKYHQHRQQLLAIRDKFGGPNSDYFLGTFFMFKNKSIPDIFDIVVGLHKRYGPDVAIIGAFNDLVLDLSTSKNVEKVLLAKSTKKSFVYDYLEPWLGTGLLISFGEKWFQRRKIITPAFHFKILDQFMDVFNEEADILVSKLEKHVGKGEFDIYDYVTLYALDSICATSMGVRIHAQDDPNNEYAQAVKQMSIFFLRRVFSLLRQFPALFFLYPFAREQGRVIKKLHHFTNSVIESRRKQLEQEQRLGTLEFDVNEDQLYSKRKNTFLDQLLKVTIEGKPLSTADIREEVDTFMFEGHDTTTSGISFTILHLAKHQDVQQRLYEEIDRMLGSEKQSVPLTNAMLQDFKYLDMVVKESLRLVPPVPIIGRKLLEDMEINGATIPAGTSISIKIFNIHRNPKVFPEPERFDPERFSEANEIKRGPYDYIPFSAGSRNCIGQRYALLEMKVTIVKLLASYRILPGESVGRIRYKTDLVIRPTEGIPVKLEKRI; translated from the exons ATGTTTTGGCTAGTCACGCTGCTGCTCGGGTACATCGCTTATCAGCTGTACAAATACCACCAGCACCGACAACAGCTGCTCGCGATCCGCGATAAGTTTGGCGGGCCCAACTCAGACTACTTTCTGGgcacattttttatgtttaaaaataagagCATTCCCG ATATATTCGATATCGTTGTTGGATTACACAAACGGTACGGACCGGATGTGGCCATCATAGGTGCCTTCAATGATCTGGTGCTTGACCTGTCCACTTCAAAGAACGTGGAGAAGGTGCTGCTCGCCAAGAGCACCAAGAAGTCGTTCGTGTACGACTACCTCGAGCCATGGCTCGGCACCGGGCTACTGATCTCGTTCGGCGAGAAGTGGTTCCAGCGCCGGAAGATAATCACGCCTGCGTTTCATTTCAAGATATTGGATCAGTTTATGGACGTATTCAACGAGGAGGCCGACATTCTTGTCTCGAAGCTGGAGAAGCACGTTGGCAAGGGCGAGTTTGATATTTATGACTACGTGACGCTTTACGCACTTGATAGTATCTGTG CAACCTCCATGGGAGTGCGCATTCACGCACAGGATGATCCAAACAACGAGTACGCCCAGGCCGTCAAACAGATGAGCATTTTCTTCCTGCGACGCGTGTTCAGCCTGTTGCGCCAGTTTCCGGCACTATTCTTCCTGTATCCGTTCGCACGCGAGCAAGGGCGCGTCATCAAGAAGCTGCACCACTTCACCAACTCCGTGATCGAGAGCCGCCGCAAGCAGCTGGAACAGGAGCAACGCCTCGGAACGCTGGAGTTCGACGTGAACGAGGACCAGCTGTACTCGAAGCGAAAGAACACCTTCCTCGATCAGCTGCTCAAGGTGACGATCGAAGGAAAACCACTGAGCACGGCCGACATTCGGGAGGAGGTGGACACGTTCATGTTCGAGGGCCACGACACGACGACGTCCGGCATTTCGTTTACAATTCTTCATCTCGCCAAGCACCAGGACGTCCAGCAGCGTCTGTACGAAGAGATCGACCGAATGCTTGGAAGTGAGAAGCAATCGGTTCCGCTAACGAACGCGATGCTGCAGGACTTCAAGTACCTGGATATGGTAGTGAAGGAGTCACTCCGGCTCGTCCCTCCGGTACCAATCATTGGCAGAAAGCTCCTGGAAGACATGGAGATAA ACGGCGCTACGATCCCGGCGGGCACGTCGATTTCAATCAAAATCTTCAACATCCACCGCAACCCCAAGGTCTTCCCCGAGCCGGAGCGGTTCGATCCGGAGCGCTTTTCGGAGGCGAACGAAATCAAGCGCGGCCCGTACGACTACATTCCGTTCAGTGCCGGCTCGCGGAACTGCATCGGGCAGCGGTACGCGCTGCTGGAGATGAAGGTTACCATCGTGAAGCTACTGGCCAGCTACCGAATCCTGCCCGGGGAGTCTGTCGGGCGTATCCGATACAAGACGGATCTGGTGATTCGCCCGACGGAGGGTATTCCGGTGAAGCTGGAGAAAAGAATTTGA